Proteins encoded by one window of Sphingosinicella sp. BN140058:
- a CDS encoding deoxyribodipyrimidine photo-lyase produces the protein MQSVLPESLTDWPEAPRCRVLNRAPLRPRSKYVLCWLQQALRATDNPAIDAAVLLANHLGLPVLVYHGLREDYPYASDRLHRFVLGASRDLARGCADRGIACVQHVDRVGVRERGLVYRLAADAAAIVLEDQPAFVAQWQAERVAARSDVAVIAVNAACLVPPAALDQGVGTTAAFRRRHLAARDQWERGTDAEPAIAAYDGALPFAPDRLGSMDDQALDRLVATLDIDHALPPSAMLPGARAEVGLRLERLTREVLPAYADARGDASRPEGASTLSPYLHFGLVGPREVMAAIRASDVPAAQQEKFADELLTWREWFHYKARTLRVPESYARIPNWARTQLDNHAADPRPDLESLEALLHGETGDESWNACQKQYLIDGWMHNNLRMYWAKRIIAMTPDPKTAWATACYLNDRLSLDGRDPSTYGNLAWAFGDAAPGYRDNPVYGLVQKRTDRSIRERPGGPEWLRAAAARAGPRLAVPERAPEDPYITETLPI, from the coding sequence ATGCAATCTGTACTTCCCGAGTCCCTGACCGACTGGCCTGAAGCGCCGCGCTGCCGGGTTCTGAACCGGGCTCCGCTCCGGCCTCGGAGCAAATATGTGCTGTGCTGGCTGCAGCAGGCGCTGCGCGCGACCGACAATCCCGCGATCGATGCGGCTGTGCTGCTCGCCAACCACCTCGGACTTCCCGTGCTCGTCTACCACGGCCTCCGCGAGGATTATCCCTATGCGTCCGATCGCCTGCACCGGTTCGTCCTGGGCGCGAGCCGGGATCTCGCGCGCGGTTGTGCGGATCGCGGCATCGCCTGCGTGCAGCACGTCGACCGCGTCGGCGTTCGGGAGAGGGGCTTGGTCTATCGTCTTGCCGCCGATGCCGCGGCCATCGTGCTCGAGGATCAGCCCGCCTTCGTCGCCCAGTGGCAGGCGGAGAGGGTTGCTGCCCGAAGCGACGTGGCCGTGATCGCCGTCAATGCGGCCTGCCTCGTGCCGCCCGCTGCGCTCGATCAAGGGGTCGGCACTACGGCCGCCTTTCGCCGCCGCCACCTCGCGGCCCGAGACCAATGGGAGCGCGGTACGGATGCGGAGCCCGCAATCGCGGCTTATGACGGAGCGCTTCCGTTCGCGCCGGATCGGCTCGGGTCGATGGACGATCAGGCGCTCGACCGGCTCGTCGCCACGCTCGACATCGACCATGCTCTTCCGCCGAGCGCGATGCTGCCGGGGGCGCGCGCCGAAGTCGGCCTTCGCCTGGAGCGTCTGACGCGCGAAGTACTTCCGGCTTATGCCGACGCCCGCGGGGATGCCTCGCGTCCTGAAGGGGCGAGCACCTTGTCCCCTTACCTGCACTTCGGGCTGGTCGGGCCGCGCGAGGTGATGGCCGCGATCCGGGCTTCCGATGTTCCCGCGGCCCAGCAGGAGAAGTTCGCCGACGAACTGCTCACTTGGCGCGAGTGGTTCCACTACAAGGCGCGGACGCTGCGTGTGCCGGAGAGCTACGCCCGCATCCCCAACTGGGCGCGAACCCAGCTCGACAACCACGCGGCCGACCCCCGGCCGGACTTAGAGTCCCTCGAAGCGCTGCTCCACGGAGAGACAGGCGACGAGAGCTGGAATGCGTGTCAGAAGCAGTATCTGATCGACGGCTGGATGCACAACAATCTGCGCATGTACTGGGCGAAGCGGATCATCGCGATGACACCCGATCCGAAGACGGCTTGGGCGACAGCCTGCTATCTCAACGATCGGCTGAGCCTCGACGGGCGCGATCCTTCCACTTACGGCAATCTCGCCTGGGCGTTCGGCGATGCGGCGCCCGGCTACCGCGACAATCCCGTTTACGGCCTCGTCCAGAAGCGGACCGATCGTTCGATCCGCGAGCGGCCCGGTGGACCGGAATGGCTGCGCGCCGCCGCTGCACGGGCTGGCCCCCGGCTGGCAGTCCCCGAAAGGGCTCCGGAAGATCCCTATATCACTGAGACGCTGCCGATCTGA
- a CDS encoding radical SAM protein — protein MGDRAAAAPIGGHEDAAAGNPQAASSRLWRPKRVLLTRSARSFDHGRAIAERASALGIEIIELPSDRLMLDRWTDPRRAYAEAKQTLAVVNASPSKRRLQPIAPSADWRVDLAEGCPAHCSYCYLAGSLKGPPITRAYANLPEILAALPDYLGKGSVTSGTKLRGHEGTTYEASCYTDPLAIEHITGSLSALIDFFGRWNADVQLRFTTKFSSVTPLLARDHGGRTRMRISVNPPAFARHEGGTSPVAARIAGLRLMAEAGYRIGLTIAPIIAAPGWRDVYGDLIDEVAEALLGIPVDLTVELITHRYTPGSKEVLTRWYPGSDLDMSARNRVEKRTKFGSIKHVYDPPTMAGLKSFFEERISQALPGARILYFT, from the coding sequence ATGGGCGATCGCGCCGCAGCCGCCCCGATCGGCGGGCACGAAGATGCCGCCGCCGGCAACCCGCAGGCTGCATCGTCCCGGCTCTGGCGCCCCAAACGTGTCCTCCTCACCCGTTCCGCCCGGTCATTCGATCATGGCCGCGCCATCGCCGAACGGGCGAGTGCTCTCGGCATCGAGATCATTGAGCTTCCGTCCGATCGCCTGATGCTGGATCGCTGGACGGATCCCAGGCGGGCTTATGCCGAGGCGAAGCAGACCCTCGCCGTGGTGAATGCTTCGCCCTCGAAGCGGCGCCTGCAGCCGATCGCGCCAAGCGCCGACTGGCGGGTCGACCTTGCAGAAGGGTGCCCGGCGCATTGCAGCTATTGCTATCTGGCAGGGTCGTTGAAGGGACCGCCGATCACCCGCGCCTACGCCAATCTCCCCGAAATTTTAGCGGCCTTGCCCGATTATCTCGGCAAGGGTTCTGTCACCTCGGGAACGAAGCTGCGCGGCCATGAAGGCACGACCTACGAAGCCTCCTGCTATACCGATCCGCTTGCGATCGAGCATATCACAGGCTCTCTTTCCGCGCTGATCGACTTCTTCGGTCGCTGGAACGCCGATGTCCAGCTGCGCTTCACGACGAAGTTTTCGTCGGTGACGCCTTTGCTGGCAAGGGACCATGGCGGGCGCACACGCATGCGCATCTCGGTCAACCCGCCGGCATTCGCCCGTCACGAGGGCGGCACCAGCCCCGTCGCGGCGCGGATCGCCGGCCTGCGCCTGATGGCGGAAGCGGGGTACCGGATCGGGCTCACCATCGCGCCGATCATCGCGGCTCCCGGGTGGCGCGACGTCTATGGCGATCTCATCGACGAGGTGGCCGAAGCCCTGCTTGGGATACCTGTCGATCTCACTGTCGAATTGATCACCCATCGCTACACTCCCGGATCGAAGGAGGTGCTGACTCGCTGGTATCCGGGGTCGGATCTCGACATGTCGGCGCGAAACCGTGTGGAAAAGCGCACCAAATTCGGCAGCATCAAGCACGTCTACGATCCGCCGACGATGGCCGGTCTCAAGAGCTTCTTCGAGGAGCGCATCTCCCAGGCCTTGCCCGGTGCCCGGATCCTCTACTTCACCTGA
- a CDS encoding SDR family NAD(P)-dependent oxidoreductase has protein sequence MRGPVHPDRPQLTERRRLDHVVIVGASGGVGAALAAAFADRGALVHALSRRADGGDQRVRRVAIDIEDEASIQRAAATVSQSGKPIDLVLVATGILHGDGVAPEKTYRQISAEGMARTFAINTIGPGLIAKHFLPLLPVHAPSMMAMLSARVGSIGDNRLGGWYSYRASKAALNMIVRSLAIELARTRPLTACVALHPGTVDTKLSQPFQRGVPADRLFSPQTAARQLIDVIEQLPADASGKLFAWDGREIVP, from the coding sequence ATTCGCGGTCCTGTTCATCCTGATCGGCCGCAGCTGACCGAACGGCGGCGCCTCGACCATGTCGTCATCGTCGGCGCCTCCGGCGGTGTCGGTGCAGCGCTCGCCGCCGCCTTCGCGGATCGCGGCGCATTGGTCCATGCCCTTTCGCGCCGCGCCGATGGTGGCGACCAGCGCGTTCGGCGGGTTGCGATCGACATCGAGGACGAAGCCAGCATCCAGCGGGCGGCAGCGACCGTGTCGCAATCGGGAAAGCCGATCGACCTCGTGCTGGTCGCGACCGGGATCCTGCACGGCGACGGAGTCGCGCCGGAAAAGACCTATCGGCAGATCTCGGCAGAGGGGATGGCGCGCACCTTTGCAATCAATACGATCGGCCCTGGTCTGATCGCGAAGCACTTCCTGCCGCTGCTGCCGGTACACGCACCCTCGATGATGGCGATGCTCTCGGCCCGGGTCGGCAGCATCGGCGACAACCGGCTCGGCGGCTGGTACAGCTATCGGGCGTCTAAGGCGGCGCTGAACATGATCGTCAGATCGCTCGCAATCGAACTCGCCCGGACGCGGCCGCTGACGGCGTGCGTCGCGCTTCACCCTGGCACGGTCGATACGAAGCTGAGCCAGCCATTCCAGCGCGGCGTGCCGGCCGACAGGCTGTTCTCCCCCCAGACGGCGGCGCGGCAGCTGATCGACGTTATCGAGCAGCTCCCGGCCGATGCCAGCGGCAAGCTGTTCGCGTGGGATGGGCGCGAGATCGTCCCCTGA
- a CDS encoding HIG1 domain-containing protein produces MQILLFILIIAAAGATLFVLVKGLVAMAQGGGDVHAVRSQALMQKRVAYQAIAIVFAVLFILIGRS; encoded by the coding sequence ATGCAGATCCTTCTTTTTATCCTGATCATCGCCGCCGCCGGAGCGACCTTGTTCGTGCTGGTCAAAGGCCTCGTTGCCATGGCGCAGGGTGGCGGCGACGTCCACGCTGTCCGATCGCAGGCGCTGATGCAGAAACGCGTCGCCTATCAGGCGATCGCGATCGTATTCGCGGTCCTGTTCATCCTGATCGGCCGCAGCTGA
- a CDS encoding TM2 domain-containing protein, which produces MRGQVLGVDTRTGDGIVLGDDGRRYTFRPRDWADRGEPAVGLQVDFETDQSRALSIFPVPGAAPVRPAYDIASVRAPVANDRNKYIAALIAFAFGPLGIHRFYLGRTGTGILMLVLSCTIVGLLLSVPWAIIDMIRYLVMSEREFEARYPRYEA; this is translated from the coding sequence ATGCGCGGACAGGTACTTGGCGTAGACACACGGACGGGCGACGGGATCGTCCTCGGCGACGATGGCCGCCGTTACACCTTCCGGCCGCGCGATTGGGCCGATCGCGGCGAGCCCGCCGTCGGCCTCCAGGTGGATTTCGAAACCGACCAGAGCCGTGCGCTCAGCATCTTCCCGGTTCCGGGCGCGGCGCCGGTTCGGCCCGCGTACGACATCGCGAGCGTCCGCGCGCCCGTTGCGAACGACCGCAACAAATATATCGCGGCGCTGATCGCCTTCGCGTTCGGCCCGCTCGGCATTCACCGTTTCTACCTGGGCCGCACCGGTACCGGCATCCTGATGCTGGTGCTCAGCTGCACCATCGTCGGATTGCTGCTCTCGGTGCCCTGGGCGATCATCGACATGATCCGCTATCTGGTCATGTCCGAGCGCGAATTCGAGGCGCGCTACCCGCGGTACGAAGCATAG
- a CDS encoding M24 family metallopeptidase — translation MTLILRGTRAVALSLAVALLPPAAAEALPSTPTADAEQLPAVLPPIMPLRDQARLRDTWLAQRLDTVVPALMREQGIDMWVLVAREYLEDPVVATMLDAESMRARRRTILIFFDPGGGQGVQRLTVSRYGMGGLFQPAWRPEEEPDQFRRLAAIITEKNPRRIALNVSENSAFADGLTKSQHDSVLAALPAGYAKRVVSGEELAIGWLEARSAAEMETYPTIVRTAHAIIGEGFSRHVITPGRTTAADLVWWFRERIAALKLSTWFQPSVGIFRKGAAGELSGDTVIQPGDMLWTDFGIMHLGLATDTQHLAYVLKPGERDAPPGLRAGLANANRVQDSLATSFAVGLSGNQMLERARAKATALGLEPSIYSHPIGFHGHGAGAAIGFWDDQKPSPRGERRLRANTAWSIELSQTQAVPEWGGQRIPFRLEEDAYFDGTSLTYLDGRQKAFHLIETTR, via the coding sequence ATGACCCTGATCCTTCGCGGCACCCGTGCCGTCGCCCTCTCGCTGGCTGTTGCCTTGCTCCCGCCGGCGGCCGCCGAGGCGCTGCCGTCCACTCCCACCGCGGACGCCGAGCAGCTGCCGGCCGTGCTACCGCCGATCATGCCGCTGCGCGATCAGGCGCGGCTTCGCGACACGTGGCTGGCGCAACGGCTCGATACGGTCGTGCCCGCACTGATGCGCGAGCAGGGTATCGACATGTGGGTGCTGGTCGCCCGCGAATATCTCGAGGATCCCGTCGTAGCGACGATGCTGGACGCCGAGAGCATGCGGGCGCGCCGGCGGACCATCCTGATCTTCTTCGATCCGGGCGGGGGGCAAGGCGTGCAGCGGCTGACGGTCAGCCGGTACGGGATGGGCGGCCTGTTTCAGCCGGCGTGGCGGCCCGAAGAGGAACCGGATCAGTTTCGGCGGCTCGCCGCCATCATTACCGAGAAAAACCCGCGCAGGATCGCCCTCAACGTCTCGGAGAACAGCGCCTTTGCCGATGGGCTGACCAAGAGCCAGCATGATTCGGTGTTGGCAGCCTTGCCGGCCGGCTACGCGAAGCGGGTGGTGTCCGGAGAGGAACTCGCGATCGGCTGGCTGGAGGCGCGCAGCGCAGCCGAGATGGAGACCTATCCGACGATCGTGCGAACCGCGCACGCGATCATCGGCGAAGGGTTTTCGCGCCACGTGATCACCCCCGGCCGGACAACCGCGGCCGACCTCGTCTGGTGGTTTCGCGAGCGGATCGCGGCATTGAAGCTTTCCACATGGTTCCAGCCTTCGGTCGGCATCTTCCGCAAGGGCGCTGCCGGCGAGCTCTCCGGCGACACCGTGATCCAGCCGGGCGACATGCTTTGGACCGACTTCGGGATCATGCATCTCGGTCTCGCGACGGACACGCAGCATCTCGCCTACGTGCTGAAGCCCGGCGAACGCGATGCACCGCCGGGATTGCGTGCCGGCCTCGCCAACGCCAATCGAGTCCAGGACTCCCTGGCGACATCCTTTGCCGTCGGCCTTTCCGGCAATCAGATGCTGGAACGTGCCCGCGCGAAGGCGACTGCGCTCGGACTGGAGCCGAGCATCTATTCTCACCCGATCGGCTTTCACGGTCATGGTGCGGGCGCCGCGATCGGCTTCTGGGACGATCAGAAGCCGAGCCCCAGAGGCGAGCGGCGGCTCCGCGCCAATACGGCCTGGTCGATCGAGCTATCGCAAACCCAGGCCGTGCCCGAATGGGGCGGACAGAGGATCCCGTTCCGACTGGAGGAAGATGCCTATTTCGACGGCACGAGCCTCACCTACCTGGACGGCCGCCAGAAGGCGTTCCACTTGATCGAGACCACGCGGTAG
- a CDS encoding ATP-binding protein, whose translation MSKGSSASWTEVERLRILRDYSILDTPPEPVFDEIVALAAEVCDTPIALVSLVDELRQWFKAEYGLGQRETPRAVAVCAHAMLEPDTFIVPDLSRDTRFTDNPLVTGAENLRFYAGVQLIGRDGVPLGTLSVLDRCPRPEGLSPRQQRLLRGLARQVMSELELRRSLAEQRIQLQRFQLLFEQAPLFLALCEGPALQFGYANRAFHDLIGRETVFGHAAEEALRDLNDDDLLVHLRSVWDSGAPFRGRDLPLRRKKSSAGSSCRHVDMIVEPMVGANGRIVGLLCAGSDMTEEHQAKDQAARLRAQIEHGRQVSAMGLMATTIAHELNQPLAAAGNYLSAVRYLLPSLAGDKLAKVAEAAALADDQLARAGQIIRSARTLVTSGLVKRELVEFADLVARVRALLAASGECPGLSIRTELAPVRSTVCVDRIQIEQVLLNLIRNAYQANRSGSECLVMVTAHAVDADCVEVTVRDYGPGIPEEAFGMLFTTLHQSTSGGLGAGLSICATIVRAHGGRIWAVNEPDGGASFHFTLAQADDLSDAA comes from the coding sequence ATGTCCAAGGGTTCCAGTGCGTCATGGACCGAAGTTGAGCGGCTGCGCATACTCCGCGATTACTCGATTCTGGATACGCCGCCGGAGCCGGTCTTCGACGAGATCGTCGCGCTTGCGGCCGAAGTGTGCGACACGCCGATTGCGCTCGTCAGCCTGGTCGACGAGTTGCGGCAGTGGTTCAAGGCCGAATACGGCCTTGGTCAGCGCGAAACGCCGCGTGCGGTCGCCGTCTGCGCGCACGCCATGCTGGAGCCGGACACGTTCATCGTTCCGGATCTTAGCCGGGATACTCGCTTCACCGACAATCCGCTGGTCACCGGAGCCGAAAATCTGCGGTTCTACGCCGGGGTCCAGTTGATCGGGCGCGACGGGGTTCCGCTGGGGACTCTATCGGTGCTCGATCGTTGTCCGCGGCCGGAAGGGCTTAGCCCGCGTCAGCAGCGCCTTTTGCGCGGCCTGGCGCGGCAGGTGATGAGCGAGCTCGAGCTCAGGCGATCACTTGCCGAACAGCGCATCCAGCTTCAGCGTTTCCAGTTGCTGTTCGAGCAGGCGCCGCTGTTCCTGGCCTTGTGCGAAGGTCCCGCCTTGCAGTTCGGCTACGCCAATCGTGCCTTCCATGATCTCATCGGTCGTGAGACCGTCTTCGGACATGCAGCGGAAGAAGCCCTTCGGGATCTGAACGACGACGATCTTCTCGTGCATCTCCGCAGCGTCTGGGACAGCGGAGCGCCATTCAGGGGCCGGGATCTCCCGTTGCGCAGGAAAAAGTCTTCGGCGGGCTCGTCATGTCGCCACGTCGACATGATCGTCGAGCCGATGGTCGGTGCCAATGGGCGTATCGTCGGATTGCTATGTGCCGGTTCCGACATGACCGAGGAACATCAGGCGAAGGATCAGGCGGCGCGCCTGCGGGCCCAGATCGAGCATGGTCGGCAGGTCAGCGCGATGGGCCTGATGGCGACGACCATCGCGCATGAGCTCAATCAGCCGCTGGCGGCCGCCGGGAACTACCTCAGCGCGGTCCGCTATCTGCTGCCCTCCCTGGCCGGCGACAAGCTTGCCAAGGTCGCCGAGGCGGCGGCGCTCGCCGACGATCAGCTCGCGCGTGCCGGCCAGATCATTCGCAGCGCGCGCACCCTGGTGACCAGCGGCCTCGTCAAACGAGAACTGGTCGAATTCGCAGATCTCGTTGCGCGGGTTCGTGCCCTCCTGGCGGCATCTGGGGAGTGCCCGGGTCTGAGCATTCGCACCGAGCTGGCACCGGTCCGGTCGACGGTTTGCGTGGATCGTATCCAGATCGAGCAGGTCCTCCTGAATCTCATCCGCAACGCCTATCAGGCGAATCGATCCGGTTCGGAATGCCTGGTCATGGTTACGGCGCATGCCGTCGATGCTGATTGCGTCGAGGTCACGGTTCGCGATTACGGGCCAGGGATACCGGAGGAAGCGTTCGGAATGCTGTTCACCACCTTGCATCAGTCGACCAGCGGCGGGCTCGGGGCGGGGCTTTCGATCTGCGCCACCATCGTTCGTGCGCATGGCGGCAGGATCTGGGCCGTGAACGAGCCCGATGGCGGCGCCTCCTTTCATTTCACGCTCGCGCAGGCCGACGATCTGTCCGACGCGGCCTGA
- a CDS encoding tetratricopeptide repeat protein: MSWRNAPWSLAGRRYAGAVATAALVALIGVPAWNALAPPPGSPEAIPEAAPTRRERAASAATETADASATPPARPKASTSPAAATVDSTEPRSETVAVAPEPETAVPARQAQPAPAPKSEALAESSVQPLSAPAVVARSATAADIVVTGSRAARPAAPRAALSRRGEIAETSAAVSTPARGDWNACTVDDPNRSLDSCKAQLDASAKGAGHVADGLTRAWSGDLTAAIEAFDRAVAFAPRSALAYLNRGLVYRRRGDLNRALADLDRAVALAPHSARVHYNRSLVYRQIGAIARAQADAERAAALDPRYADLPN, from the coding sequence GTGTCCTGGAGGAACGCTCCGTGGTCGCTCGCCGGTCGCCGTTATGCCGGGGCGGTCGCCACCGCTGCGCTCGTCGCCCTGATCGGCGTTCCGGCCTGGAACGCACTTGCTCCGCCGCCCGGCTCGCCGGAGGCGATCCCCGAAGCCGCGCCCACCCGGCGCGAACGTGCCGCCTCCGCAGCAACCGAGACCGCGGATGCATCGGCGACGCCGCCTGCAAGACCGAAGGCGAGCACGTCGCCTGCCGCCGCCACTGTCGATTCAACCGAACCGCGCTCCGAGACCGTAGCCGTGGCTCCAGAGCCGGAGACGGCTGTACCTGCGCGCCAAGCGCAGCCCGCACCGGCACCAAAGTCCGAAGCTCTCGCCGAGAGCTCCGTCCAGCCCCTCAGTGCTCCTGCGGTGGTCGCTCGATCCGCCACGGCGGCCGACATCGTGGTGACCGGTTCGCGTGCGGCGCGGCCGGCCGCGCCCCGTGCCGCGCTCAGCCGGAGGGGTGAGATCGCGGAGACGTCGGCGGCGGTGAGCACGCCGGCACGCGGCGACTGGAACGCCTGTACCGTTGATGATCCGAACCGCAGCCTCGATTCGTGCAAGGCGCAGCTCGACGCCTCGGCGAAGGGCGCCGGTCATGTCGCGGATGGCCTCACCCGTGCCTGGAGCGGCGACCTGACCGCGGCGATCGAGGCGTTCGACCGTGCCGTGGCTTTCGCGCCGCGTTCGGCCCTGGCCTACCTCAACAGAGGCCTGGTATATCGCCGACGCGGTGACCTGAACCGCGCGCTCGCGGACCTCGACCGGGCCGTGGCGCTCGCGCCGCACAGCGCGCGTGTGCATTACAATCGCAGCCTCGTCTACCGGCAGATCGGGGCGATCGCCCGCGCGCAGGCCGACGCGGAGCGGGCAGCAGCCCTCGATCCGCGCTACGCCGACTTGCCGAACTGA
- a CDS encoding VWA domain-containing protein gives MVRLHPAIGIGIAVAALAACSGTAVEQPPAPPPTPAVAEASEDIVVTAQQVGSTADMSAVRPAPRQGLMISGSRVAMRSPMYERPFMPLPPPQGRDRFAAANENPFRVATEEPISTFSIDVDTASYAFVRASLTNNVLPQKAAVRTEEMINYFPYDYRTPRSASEPFSSAISVFPSPWSPGRKLVRIGIKGFAVEQTARPRANLVFLIDTSGSMNAPNKLPLVRQSLSMLLDRLDPDDRVAIVTYAGSAGTALEPTPAREKARIRAVIDGLGAGGSTAGAEGIRQAYALAERNIDPDGVNRVILATDGDFNVGITDPAELKGFVERERGKGVFLSVLGFGMGNYNDALMQMLAQNGNGAAAYIDTIAEARKTLVEEASSTLFPIAKDVKIQVEFNPAMVAEYRLIGYESRLLQRDDFDNDKVDAGEVGSGQSVTALYEIVPVGGPRTIPPRRYGNQAAPGRGTATASEYGFVKIRYKLPKSDTSRLISTPIDRRSEVARFIDAPTDARFAAGVAGFAELLRGGRYTGRMSYDEVLQIVLAARGRDDYGYRSELVQLIRAAQAARSLPS, from the coding sequence ATGGTTCGTTTGCATCCTGCTATCGGCATCGGGATCGCCGTTGCCGCACTTGCCGCCTGTTCGGGAACCGCCGTCGAACAGCCGCCTGCCCCGCCGCCCACTCCGGCAGTCGCGGAGGCCAGCGAGGACATCGTCGTTACCGCCCAGCAGGTGGGATCCACGGCGGACATGTCGGCGGTCAGGCCTGCGCCGCGGCAAGGGCTGATGATCAGCGGATCGCGGGTGGCGATGCGATCCCCGATGTACGAACGACCGTTCATGCCGCTGCCACCGCCACAAGGTCGCGACCGTTTCGCCGCCGCGAACGAAAACCCGTTTCGCGTCGCCACCGAGGAGCCGATCTCCACCTTCTCGATCGACGTCGATACCGCTTCCTATGCGTTCGTCAGGGCATCGCTGACCAACAATGTGCTGCCGCAGAAGGCAGCCGTGCGCACAGAGGAGATGATCAACTATTTCCCCTACGATTATCGGACACCACGGTCCGCTTCGGAGCCGTTCAGTAGCGCCATAAGCGTGTTTCCGAGTCCGTGGTCGCCGGGACGCAAGCTCGTCCGGATCGGCATCAAGGGCTTCGCCGTCGAACAGACGGCGCGTCCGCGCGCAAACCTCGTCTTCCTGATCGACACGTCCGGATCGATGAACGCCCCGAACAAGCTGCCGCTGGTGCGTCAGTCGCTGTCGATGCTGCTTGACCGCCTCGATCCGGACGACAGGGTCGCGATCGTGACCTATGCGGGCAGCGCCGGCACGGCGCTCGAGCCGACCCCGGCGCGGGAGAAGGCGCGGATCCGAGCCGTCATCGACGGGCTCGGTGCAGGGGGGAGCACCGCAGGCGCGGAAGGAATCCGGCAGGCCTATGCCCTGGCGGAGCGCAATATCGACCCGGACGGCGTCAACCGGGTGATCCTTGCCACGGACGGCGATTTCAACGTCGGCATCACCGACCCCGCCGAGCTCAAGGGCTTCGTCGAGCGTGAACGCGGCAAGGGCGTGTTCCTGTCGGTGCTCGGCTTCGGCATGGGCAATTACAATGATGCGCTGATGCAGATGCTGGCCCAGAACGGCAACGGCGCCGCAGCCTATATCGACACGATCGCCGAAGCCCGCAAGACGCTCGTCGAAGAGGCCAGTTCGACCCTGTTCCCGATCGCCAAGGACGTAAAGATCCAAGTCGAGTTCAACCCGGCAATGGTCGCCGAGTATCGCTTGATCGGCTACGAAAGCCGGCTGCTCCAGCGTGACGATTTCGACAATGACAAGGTCGATGCCGGCGAGGTCGGTTCCGGACAGAGCGTTACTGCGCTCTACGAGATCGTGCCGGTTGGCGGGCCGCGTACGATCCCGCCGCGTCGCTATGGAAATCAGGCTGCCCCTGGCCGCGGAACCGCGACTGCGTCGGAATACGGTTTCGTCAAGATCCGCTACAAGCTGCCGAAATCCGACACCAGCCGGCTGATCTCGACTCCGATCGACCGGCGTTCGGAAGTGGCCCGCTTCATCGATGCGCCGACGGATGCCCGCTTCGCCGCAGGCGTCGCCGGATTCGCCGAGCTGCTGCGCGGCGGGCGCTATACGGGAAGAATGAGCTATGACGAGGTGCTGCAGATCGTCTTGGCCGCGCGGGGCCGCGACGACTATGGCTATCGTTCCGAACTGGTCCAGCTGATCCGGGCCGCCCAGGCCGCGCGATCGCTGCCGAGCTGA
- a CDS encoding RNA polymerase sigma factor, which translates to MADLEHDPDGALIKAAAAGDRNAFGQLLEKHYDRIHGLAWQITGCRADADDIAQDVCCTLIEKVGTFRGEAKFTTWLCGIVFNACRDLRRRRRSLGGLTERLAILAGLARGPDGRDAYDAIWLNSAIARLKPAYRETAVLVAGQQLSHAEAAEILGVSEATISWRMHEIRRRLGVERG; encoded by the coding sequence ATGGCGGACCTCGAGCATGATCCCGACGGCGCCCTGATCAAGGCTGCGGCGGCGGGTGACCGAAATGCCTTCGGTCAGCTGCTCGAGAAGCATTATGATCGCATTCACGGCCTGGCATGGCAGATCACCGGATGCCGCGCCGATGCGGACGACATCGCGCAGGACGTCTGCTGCACCCTGATCGAGAAGGTCGGCACCTTTCGCGGCGAGGCGAAGTTCACCACCTGGCTGTGCGGAATCGTGTTCAACGCCTGCCGAGACCTGCGGCGTCGGCGACGCTCGCTGGGCGGATTGACGGAACGGTTGGCGATACTTGCCGGCCTCGCGCGCGGCCCGGACGGGCGCGACGCCTATGACGCGATCTGGCTGAACAGCGCGATCGCGCGGCTGAAGCCCGCCTATCGTGAGACGGCGGTGCTCGTCGCCGGACAGCAGCTCAGCCATGCTGAGGCCGCCGAAATCCTCGGCGTCAGCGAGGCCACGATCTCCTGGCGCATGCACGAGATACGGCGGCGCCTCGGCGTGGAGCGAGGCTGA